One window of the Betaproteobacteria bacterium genome contains the following:
- the htpG gene encoding molecular chaperone HtpG, with translation MSTDTKTKETLGFQAEVKQLLRLVTHSLYSNKEIFLRELISNASDACDKLRFEALSNKDLYESDPELQIRVSFDKEAGTITVSDNGIGMSRDEVIEHIGTIAKSGTREFFDRLTGDQAKDANLIGQFGVGFYSAFVVADRVTLVTRRAGLPASEGVRWESGGEGEYTIEAVEKPGRGTDVTLHLRADESDFLSGWKLREIVRRYSDHIMIPIRMQKEAWDNEKGAVSSDAGEETVNQASALWARSKSEITPEQYDEFYKHVAHDFEAPLAYSHARVEGRHEYTALLYLPAHAPFDLWDREHRKGLKLYVRRVFIMDDAEHLTPPYLRFVRGVIDSNDLPLNVSREILQESKDVEAIRAGVVKRVLGMLDELTQGDKEKYEKFWQAFGRVLKEGVGEDSANRDRIAKLLRFASTHGGKETQDVSLDDYIARMKHGQEAIYYVTADSFNAARNSPHLEVFRKKGIEVLLMYDRVDEWLVASLTEYEGKKLVSVARGDLDLGVLADEDDRKAKQDAGELKELLEAIKQSLGERIKEARATNRLTESPACLVADQNDMSANLERLLKAAGQRVPGSKPILEINPSHPLVQRLKEEIGKERFADWSSILFEQALLAEGGSLEDPGSFVKRLNQLMLDLAGAGNRIWVPGK, from the coding sequence ATGAGCACCGATACCAAGACCAAGGAGACCTTGGGCTTTCAAGCCGAGGTCAAGCAACTGCTGCGTCTGGTGACGCATTCGCTTTACAGCAACAAGGAGATCTTCCTGCGGGAGCTGATCTCCAACGCTTCCGACGCCTGCGACAAGCTGCGTTTCGAAGCCCTGTCGAACAAGGATCTGTACGAATCGGATCCCGAGCTGCAAATCCGGGTGAGCTTCGACAAGGAAGCCGGCACGATCACCGTCTCGGACAACGGCATCGGCATGTCGCGCGACGAGGTGATCGAGCACATCGGCACCATCGCAAAATCCGGCACGCGCGAATTCTTCGACCGTCTCACCGGCGACCAGGCGAAGGATGCCAATCTCATCGGGCAATTCGGGGTCGGCTTCTATTCGGCGTTCGTGGTCGCGGACCGGGTCACGCTGGTTACCCGGCGTGCCGGCTTGCCAGCCTCGGAAGGTGTGCGCTGGGAGTCGGGCGGCGAGGGCGAGTACACCATCGAAGCGGTGGAAAAGCCCGGGCGCGGCACCGACGTAACTCTGCATCTGCGTGCAGACGAGAGCGATTTCCTGTCCGGCTGGAAGCTGCGCGAGATCGTCCGCCGCTATTCCGATCACATCATGATCCCGATCCGGATGCAGAAGGAGGCATGGGACAACGAGAAGGGCGCCGTGAGCTCGGACGCCGGCGAGGAGACCGTGAACCAGGCCTCCGCGTTGTGGGCGCGCAGCAAATCCGAGATCACGCCGGAGCAATACGACGAGTTCTACAAGCACGTCGCGCACGATTTCGAAGCGCCGCTCGCCTACAGCCATGCACGGGTCGAGGGCCGGCACGAATACACGGCGCTGCTCTACCTGCCGGCGCATGCTCCGTTCGATCTGTGGGACCGCGAGCACCGCAAGGGGCTCAAGCTCTACGTGCGGCGCGTGTTCATCATGGACGACGCCGAGCACCTGACCCCACCGTACCTGCGCTTCGTGCGCGGCGTGATCGATTCCAACGACCTGCCGCTCAACGTCTCGCGCGAGATCCTGCAGGAATCGAAGGACGTGGAAGCCATCCGCGCCGGGGTGGTGAAGCGCGTGCTCGGCATGCTCGACGAGCTGACGCAGGGCGACAAGGAGAAGTACGAGAAATTCTGGCAGGCGTTCGGCCGCGTGCTCAAGGAAGGCGTCGGCGAGGACTCCGCCAACCGCGATCGGATCGCCAAGCTGCTGCGCTTCGCCTCCACCCATGGCGGGAAGGAAACGCAGGACGTTTCGCTCGACGACTATATCGCCCGCATGAAGCACGGGCAGGAGGCGATCTACTACGTTACCGCCGATAGCTTCAACGCGGCGCGCAACAGCCCGCACCTCGAAGTGTTCCGCAAGAAAGGCATCGAGGTGCTTCTCATGTACGACCGCGTCGACGAGTGGCTGGTGGCGAGCCTGACCGAATACGAGGGCAAGAAACTCGTCTCGGTCGCTCGCGGCGATCTCGATCTCGGCGTGCTGGCCGACGAGGACGATCGCAAGGCCAAGCAGGATGCCGGCGAGCTGAAGGAGCTGCTCGAGGCGATCAAGCAGTCGCTGGGCGAGCGGATCAAGGAAGCGCGCGCCACCAACCGCCTGACCGAGTCTCCTGCCTGCCTGGTGGCCGACCAGAACGACATGAGCGCGAACCTCGAGCGGCTGCTGAAGGCTGCTGGCCAGCGCGTGCCCGGCTCCAAGCCGATCCTCGAGATCAATCCGAGCCATCCGCTGGTGCAGCGCCTGAAGGAAGAGATCGGCAAGGAGCGCTTCGCCGACTGGAGCAGCATCCTGTTCGAACAGGCGCTGCTCGCCGAAGGCGGAAGCCTGGAGGACCCCGGCTCGTTCGTGAAGCGGCTGAACCAGCTCATGCTCGACCTGGCCGGCGCCGGCAACCGGATCTGGGTGCCGGGGAAGTAG
- a CDS encoding methyltransferase domain-containing protein produces the protein MNRARWAWIAGLITIGASGVARAQEGVGDVVYVPTPQIVVDTMLNMAKVNAKDYIIDLGSGDGRIVITAAKKFGARGFGVDLDEVLLKRANDTAKREGIADRARFVEENLFETDLSKATVITTYLLPEMNEKLRPKILRLKPGTRVVAHDYHMGEWQPDDNDTLSVPEKSVGNPGTSYIYLWYVPANAAGKWQIRAPVGGHTLAVDLDLSQRFQMLSGNARIDDRAAQLQGARVRGEDVTFWLTVGSGASAVRHEFNGRLQGDTINGTLRVHAGKKVDQAVFTAKRTAPGKLDLGSSL, from the coding sequence ATGAACAGGGCGAGATGGGCATGGATCGCGGGCTTGATCACGATCGGCGCGAGCGGCGTGGCGCGCGCGCAGGAAGGTGTGGGCGACGTAGTCTACGTGCCGACCCCGCAGATCGTGGTCGATACGATGCTGAACATGGCCAAGGTGAACGCCAAGGACTACATCATCGACCTCGGCTCGGGCGACGGGCGCATCGTGATCACCGCCGCCAAGAAATTCGGCGCGCGCGGCTTCGGCGTCGATCTGGACGAGGTGCTGCTCAAGCGCGCGAACGATACCGCCAAGCGGGAAGGGATCGCCGACCGGGCCCGGTTCGTCGAGGAGAATCTATTCGAAACGGACCTGTCCAAGGCGACGGTCATTACGACTTACCTGTTGCCGGAGATGAACGAGAAACTGCGGCCGAAGATTCTGCGCCTGAAGCCCGGTACCCGCGTGGTCGCCCACGACTACCACATGGGCGAGTGGCAACCCGACGACAACGATACGCTGTCGGTGCCGGAAAAATCGGTCGGCAATCCCGGCACGAGCTACATCTATCTCTGGTACGTACCGGCCAATGCCGCCGGCAAGTGGCAGATTCGTGCGCCGGTCGGTGGCCATACCCTTGCGGTCGATCTCGATCTCAGCCAGCGCTTCCAGATGCTGAGCGGCAACGCGCGCATCGATGATCGCGCCGCCCAGCTCCAGGGCGCGCGGGTGCGGGGCGAGGATGTCACGTTCTGGCTCACAGTCGGCAGCGGGGCGAGCGCTGTGCGCCACGAATTCAACGGCCGCCTGCAGGGCGACACCATCAACGGCACGCTGCGCGTGCATGCGGGCAAGAAGGTCGATCAGGCGGTCTTCACTGCCAAGCGCACGGCGCCCGGCAAGCTCGACCTGGGCTCGTCGCTGTAG
- a CDS encoding type II toxin-antitoxin system RelE/ParE family toxin: protein MKAVLFRAAAEADVSEAYVWYERQRPGLGAEFRDELRATLERIAEGPQVFQVVHRDTRRAPMRRFPYSVFYRVYPESIIVIACMRGRRSPTRWQSRTEG, encoded by the coding sequence GTGAAGGCCGTACTGTTTCGCGCAGCGGCCGAGGCCGATGTCTCGGAAGCATATGTCTGGTACGAACGTCAACGTCCGGGCCTGGGTGCGGAGTTTCGGGACGAGCTGAGGGCTACCCTGGAACGTATTGCTGAGGGTCCGCAAGTCTTTCAGGTTGTTCATCGGGATACGCGGCGCGCACCGATGCGAAGATTTCCCTATTCAGTGTTCTACCGGGTCTATCCGGAGTCAATCATTGTTATCGCGTGTATGCGTGGTCGAAGAAGCCCAACTCGCTGGCAGTCACGCACTGAGGGCTAA
- a CDS encoding methyltransferase domain-containing protein, whose protein sequence is MQRERIGVGIYQSCIRQASMSARRCEALRACMPQRLLLFLLLPAAALALSPAPAHSQVPAAAHPQAPFVPTPPDVVHRMLTLAKTGPNDYVIDLGSGDGRIVREAARSFGARGFGVEHDPELVARSQELARREGVSDKVAFMAQDLFQTDLADATVVTMYLFPAINLKLRPRLLAQLKPGTRIVSHDFDMADWAPDATAKLYSKEKYGATGGESTIYLWFVPADVAGRWTWRLEIGGQPIDYELTAAQRFQKVDATLRVGGQARPVQDVRLQGDRISFTVVGEIKGSTVRQEFSGRASGDGIHGSVILSGPRMQGAADWAAQRSERASRPAGALAPASRITGALAPASRITGALAPASRIIG, encoded by the coding sequence GTGCAGCGAGAACGAATCGGCGTGGGAATCTACCAGAGTTGCATCCGCCAGGCGAGCATGAGCGCGCGCCGATGCGAGGCGCTGCGCGCCTGCATGCCGCAGCGCTTGCTGTTGTTTCTGCTATTGCCCGCCGCAGCGCTCGCGCTTTCGCCGGCCCCGGCGCATTCGCAGGTGCCGGCCGCGGCGCATCCCCAGGCACCGTTCGTCCCGACCCCGCCCGATGTCGTTCATCGCATGTTGACGCTCGCGAAGACCGGGCCCAACGACTACGTGATCGATCTCGGTTCGGGCGACGGGCGCATCGTGCGTGAAGCGGCCCGCAGCTTCGGTGCGCGCGGTTTCGGTGTGGAGCACGACCCGGAACTGGTCGCCCGCAGCCAGGAGCTCGCGCGCCGCGAAGGCGTTTCGGACAAGGTCGCGTTCATGGCGCAGGACCTGTTCCAGACCGATCTGGCCGATGCGACCGTGGTGACGATGTACCTGTTCCCCGCGATCAATCTGAAGCTGCGGCCGAGGCTGCTGGCGCAGCTCAAGCCCGGAACGCGCATCGTCTCGCACGATTTCGACATGGCGGACTGGGCTCCGGATGCGACCGCCAAGCTCTATTCCAAGGAAAAGTACGGCGCCACCGGCGGCGAGAGCACGATCTATCTGTGGTTCGTTCCGGCCGATGTGGCCGGGCGCTGGACCTGGCGCCTGGAAATCGGCGGGCAGCCGATCGACTACGAGCTCACTGCAGCCCAACGCTTCCAGAAGGTCGATGCCACGCTGCGCGTCGGCGGGCAGGCGCGGCCGGTTCAGGACGTTCGCCTGCAGGGCGACCGGATCAGCTTCACCGTGGTGGGCGAAATCAAGGGCAGCACGGTGCGTCAGGAATTCAGCGGCCGTGCCAGCGGCGACGGCATTCACGGCAGCGTGATACTGAGCGGCCCGCGCATGCAGGGCGCCGCCGACTGGGCGGCGCAGCGCAGCGAGCGCGCTTCTCGCCCCGCCGGCGCCTTGGCGCCGGCTTCTCGCATCACCGGCGCCTTGGCGCCGGCCTCTCGCATCACCGGCGCCTTGGCGCCGGCTTCTCGCATCATCGGCG
- a CDS encoding methyltransferase domain-containing protein, with protein MRLGACELSSSAPAPTPDDEVNDLNPRFSPAISRRVRDALLAACCTLAWSANAQDFGDTPYVQTPANVVKAMLETAKVGPKDYVIDLGSGDGRMVITAAKEYGARGFGVDHDARLVRLANANAAKEGVADRAVFYARDLYKTDVHRATVMSIYLLPEVNLMVRPKLLRELKPGTRIVSHDYDMGEWKPDAQFKLEAPGKTVGRDPVSKVFYWVVPANVTGEWSATVRTSPKPQEITLRLAQKFQFAEGSIEAGDSRLPLEGVKLVGPQLTFEARLPSAAGSATVQEFSGRVVGDSIEGTLKTAPNERAIAWRARRVGGKVAIGPEIDPKLAELKAGSGVQ; from the coding sequence ATGAGATTGGGCGCTTGCGAGCTTTCTTCCTCCGCTCCCGCGCCGACACCAGACGATGAGGTCAACGACTTGAATCCCCGATTTTCCCCCGCAATTTCCCGGCGCGTCCGAGACGCGCTCCTGGCTGCCTGCTGCACGCTCGCGTGGTCCGCGAACGCACAGGATTTCGGCGACACCCCTTATGTGCAGACGCCGGCCAACGTCGTCAAGGCCATGCTCGAGACGGCGAAGGTCGGTCCCAAGGACTATGTCATCGACCTGGGCTCAGGCGACGGGCGCATGGTGATTACTGCGGCCAAGGAGTACGGCGCACGTGGCTTCGGCGTCGATCACGATGCGCGGCTGGTGCGGCTCGCCAACGCCAACGCGGCCAAGGAAGGCGTGGCCGATCGGGCCGTGTTCTATGCGCGCGACCTGTACAAGACCGACGTCCACCGGGCAACGGTGATGAGCATCTACCTGCTCCCCGAAGTGAACCTCATGGTGCGCCCCAAGCTTTTGCGCGAGCTCAAGCCCGGAACCCGCATCGTCTCGCACGACTACGACATGGGCGAATGGAAGCCGGACGCGCAATTCAAGCTCGAGGCTCCCGGCAAGACCGTCGGACGCGACCCCGTCAGCAAGGTGTTCTATTGGGTAGTGCCTGCGAACGTTACCGGCGAATGGAGCGCGACCGTACGCACCTCGCCCAAACCGCAGGAGATCACGCTCCGGCTTGCGCAGAAGTTCCAGTTCGCCGAGGGCAGCATCGAGGCCGGCGATTCGCGCCTGCCGCTCGAAGGCGTGAAGCTGGTCGGTCCGCAGCTCACGTTCGAGGCGCGCCTGCCGAGCGCAGCGGGAAGCGCCACGGTGCAGGAGTTCTCCGGGCGCGTCGTGGGCGATTCGATCGAGGGCACGCTCAAGACCGCACCCAACGAGCGTGCCATCGCCTGGCGGGCGCGCCGCGTGGGCGGCAAGGTGGCGATCGGGCCCGAGATCGATCCGAAGCTCGCCGAGCTCAAGGCGGGCAGCGGCGTGCAATGA